One part of the Gemmatimonas sp. genome encodes these proteins:
- a CDS encoding UDP-2,3-diacylglucosamine diphosphatase, which produces MLPTPCHILGDVHLGVASAESERRLLRHLRALPGQARSLIIMGDLFDFWFAWRHVMPRTGFRVLAALADLADQEIPVLWIGGNHDCWGGEALQAETGAQYTLEPWRGLIGPWDALLAHGDGLREVEDAPYRRLRRVLRHPWSIAAYSWLHPDFASRLAHASSKTSRKGRARDGGAGLQAVGTAALASTDGPRLTVHGHSHVPTLVRASHGIYANAGAWYLDHQYLRLEDDRAARMQAHDDGTVSLIEQLGRPH; this is translated from the coding sequence TGTGCATCTGGGTGTCGCCTCGGCGGAATCCGAACGGCGGCTCCTCCGGCACTTGCGCGCCCTTCCGGGACAGGCGCGGTCGCTCATCATCATGGGCGACCTGTTCGACTTCTGGTTTGCCTGGCGGCACGTCATGCCGCGGACAGGATTCCGTGTGCTGGCGGCGTTGGCGGATCTGGCGGACCAGGAGATCCCGGTCCTCTGGATCGGCGGCAACCACGATTGCTGGGGCGGCGAGGCGCTCCAGGCCGAAACCGGGGCCCAGTACACGCTGGAACCGTGGCGCGGCCTGATCGGGCCGTGGGATGCGCTCCTGGCGCATGGCGATGGGTTGCGCGAGGTCGAAGACGCACCGTATCGCCGCCTGCGCCGTGTGCTTCGGCACCCGTGGTCGATTGCCGCGTACTCGTGGCTGCATCCGGATTTTGCGTCGCGGCTTGCACACGCCAGTTCGAAGACCAGTCGGAAGGGGCGCGCCCGCGATGGAGGCGCCGGGTTACAGGCGGTCGGCACCGCGGCTCTCGCGTCAACCGACGGTCCTCGCCTCACCGTGCACGGACATTCGCACGTGCCCACGTTGGTGAGGGCCAGCCACGGCATATATGCCAACGCCGGGGCGTGGTACCTCGACCACCAGTACCTGCGACTGGAGGATGACCGTGCTGCCCGCATGCAAGCGCACGACGACGGCACCGTCTCGTTGATCGAACAGTTAGGGCGCCCGCACTGA
- a CDS encoding RidA family protein has product MSLEILHTDDAPKAIGPYAQAVKANGFLFTAGQIPLHPVSMEIVDGDVAAQTEQVLANLSAVLAAAGVTWAEVVKTTCFLRTMDDFAAFNAVYARVLGEARPARSTVAVAGLPRNVSVEVELVAALPTR; this is encoded by the coding sequence ATGAGCCTCGAAATCCTGCACACCGATGATGCCCCCAAGGCAATCGGCCCGTACGCTCAGGCCGTCAAGGCCAATGGCTTCCTCTTCACGGCCGGGCAGATCCCTCTGCACCCCGTGAGCATGGAAATCGTGGACGGGGACGTGGCTGCCCAGACAGAGCAGGTGCTTGCCAATCTGTCGGCGGTGCTCGCCGCTGCCGGGGTCACCTGGGCAGAGGTGGTGAAGACCACCTGCTTCCTGCGTACGATGGATGACTTCGCCGCCTTCAACGCGGTGTATGCGCGCGTCCTTGGCGAGGCGCGGCCCGCGCGGTCGACTGTGGCCGTGGCCGGACTGCCGCGCAACGTGAGCGTCGAGGTGGAACTCGTGGCGGCTCTTCCGACGCGCTGA
- a CDS encoding TatD family hydrolase, producing MSETPAIMPVASYADSHVHLASTAFTDEVDAVIDRARAAGARALVCIGESPEAAERARAIAARFPGLVHHTCGLHPHDAAQWDPAVHPEAIRDAVRLGAVAVGECGLDYHYDHAPREVQRRTLDAQLALAAELDRPIVLHTREAEDDTRDMLRAAASAGVRGVLHCFTGSASLALAGLDAGWFVSFSGIVTFRNWHDESLLALVPDDRLLVESDAPYLAPIPNRGKRNEPAWVPHTIRRLAAARGSTAEALAALTLRNTQRFFRLPTE from the coding sequence GTGAGCGAAACCCCGGCGATCATGCCCGTGGCGTCGTACGCTGACAGCCACGTGCACCTCGCCAGCACGGCGTTCACCGATGAGGTGGACGCCGTCATCGACCGGGCCCGCGCAGCAGGTGCGCGGGCCCTCGTCTGTATCGGCGAATCGCCGGAGGCCGCCGAGCGGGCACGAGCGATCGCCGCGCGATTCCCCGGGCTCGTGCATCACACCTGCGGGCTGCATCCGCATGATGCCGCCCAGTGGGACCCTGCGGTGCATCCGGAGGCCATTCGTGACGCGGTACGGCTTGGTGCCGTGGCCGTAGGCGAGTGTGGACTCGACTACCACTACGATCACGCTCCGCGTGAGGTACAGCGCCGCACGCTGGACGCGCAACTCGCGCTGGCGGCGGAACTCGATCGCCCCATCGTGCTGCATACTCGAGAGGCGGAAGACGACACGCGAGACATGTTGCGGGCGGCGGCCTCTGCCGGGGTGCGCGGCGTGCTGCACTGTTTCACCGGAAGTGCGTCGCTGGCCCTGGCCGGCCTCGACGCGGGCTGGTTCGTCTCGTTCAGTGGTATCGTCACGTTCCGGAACTGGCACGACGAGTCGCTGCTGGCATTGGTGCCCGACGACAGGCTGCTCGTGGAGTCCGATGCCCCGTATCTCGCGCCCATCCCCAACCGTGGCAAGCGCAACGAACCGGCGTGGGTGCCACATACCATCCGGCGACTCGCCGCGGCGCGCGGTAGCACAGCCGAAGCACTGGCGGCACTCACCCTGCGCAATACCCAGCGGTTCTTTCGGTTACCCACCGAGTGA
- the secF gene encoding protein translocase subunit SecF yields MLRIFHNTKYEFIKHWKLAAGLTVAFIAAGLVTFGITGGVNYSIEFTGGTLMQVQFKQAPDVAVVRGTLDKAGIAGAEIQQYGGPLEYTIRARDEKQVEAQAAGAEGISKQIQTALDQQFGAGNVNIVRTEAVGPKVGSELRSGAATAMLIASLFTLVYLAIRFDWRFGIAAVLATSHDILVTFAFIKLTNLEVSLTVVAAILTLLGYSANDTIIIFDRVRENLRKPHKGMTLAALLDKSINETLPRSIMTHATTLLATLALLLLAGEVIRPFAWVMAFGVFIATFSSIYVAGPILLWIESKYPRNDDSATAMAAKAGKDAAPPSTKGARGTERLAAR; encoded by the coding sequence ATGCTGCGTATCTTCCACAACACCAAGTACGAATTCATCAAGCACTGGAAGCTGGCGGCCGGTCTCACGGTGGCGTTCATCGCCGCGGGGCTCGTGACGTTCGGCATCACCGGTGGCGTGAACTACAGTATCGAGTTCACGGGTGGCACCCTCATGCAGGTGCAGTTCAAGCAGGCACCCGATGTGGCCGTGGTGCGCGGGACGCTCGACAAGGCCGGCATCGCGGGGGCCGAAATCCAGCAGTACGGCGGTCCGCTCGAGTACACCATCCGTGCCCGTGACGAAAAGCAGGTCGAAGCGCAGGCCGCTGGCGCTGAGGGCATCTCCAAGCAGATCCAGACGGCGCTCGACCAGCAGTTCGGTGCCGGCAACGTGAACATCGTGCGCACCGAAGCGGTGGGCCCCAAGGTGGGTAGTGAACTGCGCTCCGGCGCCGCGACCGCCATGCTCATCGCGTCGCTGTTCACGCTCGTCTATCTGGCCATCCGCTTCGATTGGCGGTTCGGCATTGCTGCCGTGCTGGCCACGAGCCACGACATTCTTGTCACGTTCGCGTTCATCAAGCTCACGAACCTCGAAGTGTCGCTCACGGTGGTCGCGGCCATCCTCACGCTCCTCGGCTACTCGGCCAACGACACGATCATCATCTTCGATCGCGTGCGCGAAAACCTGCGCAAGCCGCACAAGGGCATGACGCTGGCGGCACTGCTCGACAAATCGATCAACGAGACGCTGCCGCGCTCCATCATGACACACGCCACCACGCTCCTCGCGACGTTGGCGTTGCTCCTGCTTGCCGGTGAGGTCATTCGTCCGTTCGCGTGGGTCATGGCGTTCGGCGTCTTCATCGCCACGTTCTCGTCGATTTACGTCGCCGGCCCGATCCTGCTCTGGATCGAGTCCAAGTATCCGCGCAACGACGACAGTGCGACCGCCATGGCGGCCAAGGCCGGCAAGGATGCGGCGCCGCCCAGCACCAAGGGCGCGCGTGGTACGGAGCGTCTCGCCGCGCGTTGA